The following are encoded together in the Halomonas halophila genome:
- a CDS encoding protein kinase domain-containing protein yields the protein MTQPLQQFYIPEDQSVYLLSHHDARKLREWVALCQAQLEQLGYRHIELIGKGAYGFVFAGLTAGGEQYVFKFTRVNLPQSLQDRLEEEAFMLEQVAHPRVPRLIAFQRVRHQSILVMQRAPGENLEEVSLREGRLSPRRVVHIAAQLADILRALRRESGPSGRPIVHGDIKPSNLVFDERDESVALIDWGSSVFAQLDAELQFVAANVMELMSDNLQQTNARLGDVYFIGDDQLNGALSSPRFDEQGAAGTLYALASAQSCRFGHRAIPATSLGLPMEFARMLDGMLDPDPRTRMKAGDHFLREMPRLSRLVMLDLPSPPEAPLVPVWARAADREIDTVVYSSRKAFLREEDGRETLSDVNDVQLDRYYKNFMQGMGETEKAFLAAVSRLGKYPVVGGLAVRWEADGVYIDSSLNLHDPELKPAFIAAVNNMVDLARGIHRRGIFKSCLFNARDTLHLDREGPDRPFVIPSDLRLAYEVSAVPELEDRSRLHSYFEDGPDPEEFLVLPEAIIASLEALNEIHHTGMIIFEALPEHLKIHSHYRLLDPSREAEFRRRLDDILAAVGCIEGLGVSGFMKMPYKDTRVFAHVARQPERFYPRDPRAALAAMRELADTEGRP from the coding sequence ATGACCCAGCCGCTGCAGCAGTTCTATATTCCGGAAGACCAGTCGGTCTATCTGCTGAGCCATCACGACGCCCGCAAGCTGCGGGAGTGGGTGGCACTGTGCCAGGCCCAGCTCGAGCAGCTGGGCTACCGGCACATCGAGCTAATCGGCAAGGGCGCCTACGGCTTCGTGTTCGCCGGCCTCACCGCCGGCGGCGAGCAGTACGTATTCAAGTTCACCCGGGTCAACCTGCCCCAGTCGCTGCAGGACCGCCTCGAGGAAGAGGCCTTCATGCTCGAGCAGGTGGCCCATCCCCGGGTGCCGAGGCTGATCGCCTTCCAGCGGGTGCGCCACCAGTCGATCCTGGTGATGCAGCGCGCGCCCGGTGAGAACCTGGAGGAGGTCTCGCTGCGCGAGGGACGGCTGTCGCCGCGGCGGGTGGTGCACATCGCCGCCCAGCTGGCCGATATCCTGCGCGCCCTGCGCCGCGAGTCCGGCCCCTCCGGCCGGCCCATCGTCCACGGCGACATCAAGCCCTCCAACCTGGTGTTCGACGAACGCGACGAGAGCGTGGCGCTGATCGACTGGGGCTCCTCGGTGTTCGCCCAGCTCGACGCCGAGCTGCAGTTCGTCGCGGCCAACGTCATGGAGCTGATGTCGGACAACCTGCAGCAGACCAACGCCCGCTTGGGCGACGTCTATTTCATCGGCGACGACCAGCTCAACGGCGCGCTGTCGTCGCCGCGCTTCGACGAGCAGGGCGCCGCCGGCACGCTCTATGCGCTGGCCTCGGCCCAGTCGTGTCGTTTCGGTCACCGCGCGATTCCGGCCACCTCGCTGGGCCTGCCCATGGAGTTCGCGCGCATGCTCGACGGCATGCTCGACCCCGACCCGCGCACCCGCATGAAGGCCGGCGATCACTTCCTGCGCGAGATGCCGCGCCTGTCGCGGCTGGTGATGCTCGACCTGCCGAGCCCGCCCGAGGCGCCATTGGTGCCGGTATGGGCCCGGGCCGCCGACCGCGAGATCGACACCGTGGTCTACAGCTCGCGCAAGGCCTTCCTGCGCGAGGAGGACGGCCGGGAGACCCTCAGCGACGTCAACGACGTGCAGCTCGACCGCTACTACAAGAACTTCATGCAGGGCATGGGCGAGACCGAGAAGGCCTTTCTCGCTGCGGTCAGCCGGCTCGGCAAGTACCCGGTGGTGGGCGGGCTGGCGGTGCGCTGGGAGGCCGACGGTGTCTACATCGACTCCTCGCTGAACCTGCATGATCCCGAGCTCAAGCCGGCCTTCATCGCCGCAGTCAACAACATGGTCGACCTGGCCCGGGGCATCCACCGCCGTGGGATCTTCAAGAGCTGCCTGTTCAACGCCCGCGATACCCTACACCTGGACCGCGAGGGCCCGGATCGGCCCTTCGTGATCCCGTCCGACCTGCGGCTGGCCTACGAGGTCAGCGCGGTGCCGGAGCTCGAGGACCGTTCGCGGCTGCACAGCTACTTCGAGGACGGCCCGGACCCGGAGGAGTTTCTGGTGCTTCCGGAGGCCATCATCGCCTCGCTGGAGGCGCTCAACGAGATCCACCACACCGGCATGATCATCTTCGAGGCGCTGCCCGAGCACCTGAAGATCCATAGCCACTACCGGCTGCTCGACCCGTCCCGGGAGGCCGAATTCCGCCGCCGGCTGGACGACATCCTCGCCGCGGTGGGGTGCATCGAGGGGCTCGGCGTCTCGGGCTTCATGAAGATGCCCTACAAGGACACCCGGGTCTTCGCCCACGTGGCCCGCCAGCCGGAGCGCTTTTATCCCCGCGACCCGCGCGCCGCCCTGGCCGCGATGAGGGAGCTGGCTGACACGGAAGGCCGTCCTTAG
- a CDS encoding alpha-ketoacid dehydrogenase subunit beta: MPTMNLLQAINHALDIAMAEDEKVLCFGEDVGGFGGVFRATSHLQERYGRARCFNTPLVEQGIVGFANGLAAQGSVPVAEIQFADYIFPAFDQIVNETAKFRYRSGDLFNVGGLTIRAPYGGGISGGHYHSQSPEAYFTHTPGLKIVVPRNPYEAKGLLLASIRDPDPVIFFEPKRLYRASTGEVPEEDYQLPLGEAEITKEGSDVTLVGWGAQIEIIDRAVELAEKEGISCEVIDLRTLLPWDADTVAESLLKTGRLVVTHEAPQTGGFAGEIAATLQERCFLYLESPILRVTGLDTPFPLTLEKEYLPDHLKVFEAIRESVNY; this comes from the coding sequence ATGCCGACCATGAATCTGCTGCAGGCGATCAACCACGCCCTGGACATCGCCATGGCCGAGGACGAGAAGGTGCTGTGCTTCGGCGAGGACGTGGGTGGCTTCGGTGGGGTCTTCCGCGCTACCAGCCATCTGCAGGAACGCTACGGCCGGGCGCGCTGCTTCAATACGCCGCTGGTGGAGCAGGGCATCGTCGGCTTCGCCAACGGCCTGGCCGCTCAGGGCTCGGTGCCGGTAGCGGAGATCCAGTTCGCCGACTACATCTTTCCGGCCTTCGACCAGATCGTCAACGAGACCGCCAAGTTCCGCTATCGCTCCGGCGACCTGTTCAACGTCGGCGGCCTGACCATCCGCGCGCCCTACGGCGGCGGCATCTCCGGCGGCCACTATCACTCCCAGTCGCCGGAGGCCTACTTCACCCATACGCCGGGGCTGAAGATCGTGGTGCCGCGCAATCCCTACGAGGCCAAGGGCCTGCTGCTGGCGTCCATTCGCGATCCGGACCCGGTGATCTTCTTCGAGCCCAAGCGGCTCTATCGCGCGTCCACCGGCGAAGTGCCGGAGGAGGACTATCAGCTGCCGCTGGGCGAGGCCGAGATCACCAAGGAGGGCAGCGACGTCACCCTGGTGGGCTGGGGCGCCCAGATAGAGATCATCGACCGCGCGGTCGAGCTGGCCGAGAAGGAGGGCATCTCCTGCGAGGTGATCGACCTGCGCACGCTCTTGCCCTGGGACGCCGACACCGTGGCGGAATCGCTGCTCAAGACCGGCCGGCTGGTGGTGACCCACGAGGCGCCGCAGACCGGCGGCTTCGCTGGCGAGATCGCCGCCACCCTGCAGGAGCGCTGCTTCCTGTACCTGGAATCGCCGATCCTGCGCGTGACCGGCCTGGATACGCCCTTCCCGCTGACGCTGGAGAAGGAGTATCTGCCGGATCACCTCAAGGTCTTCGAGGCCATCCGCGAGAGCGTCAACTACTGA
- a CDS encoding 2-oxo acid dehydrogenase subunit E2 has product MTEFKLPDIGEGIVECEVVEWRVAEGDAIEEDQPVVEVMTDKALVEITAPEGGRVTKLHVAKGEIAKVHAPLFAYEMADGESAAEPEDAEASAPAKEVDDDADTDTGAPRLETPAPQASTVCSAEQERPDRAASGQGPHGRIPASPAVRRLVREHDLRLEDVPGSGKDGRVLKEDVLALVQGDGAAAEPVAPAAASGRGQDQAQGEIRVEPLRGVRAAMARQMVAAASTIPHFQYGEEIDVTELLALRERLKPRAEAREVRLTLMPFFMKAMALAIRDYPLLNSRLNEAGDEIHYLPCCNIGMAVDGRAGLMVPNVKGVEGLSLLDVAGEIQRLTAAAREGRVAQADLQGGTISISNIGALGGTYAAPIINAPESAIVAIGKSQWLPRFDEAGELTRRAIMTVTWAGDHRLLDGGTIARFCNAWKGYLEDPETMLL; this is encoded by the coding sequence ATGACCGAGTTCAAGCTGCCCGATATCGGCGAGGGTATCGTGGAGTGTGAAGTCGTCGAGTGGCGGGTCGCCGAGGGCGACGCCATCGAGGAGGATCAGCCGGTGGTCGAGGTGATGACCGACAAGGCCCTGGTCGAGATCACTGCCCCCGAGGGCGGGCGGGTCACCAAGCTGCACGTGGCCAAGGGCGAGATTGCCAAGGTCCACGCCCCGCTGTTCGCCTACGAGATGGCGGACGGTGAATCGGCCGCCGAGCCGGAGGATGCCGAGGCATCGGCGCCGGCGAAGGAGGTCGACGACGACGCTGACACCGACACAGGAGCGCCCCGCCTCGAGACGCCGGCGCCGCAGGCGAGCACCGTGTGCTCCGCCGAGCAGGAGCGCCCCGACCGGGCCGCCTCGGGCCAGGGCCCCCATGGCCGGATTCCGGCCAGCCCCGCGGTGCGCCGCCTGGTGCGCGAGCATGACCTGCGCCTCGAGGACGTGCCCGGCTCCGGCAAGGACGGCCGGGTGCTCAAGGAGGACGTGCTGGCGCTGGTCCAAGGCGACGGGGCAGCCGCCGAGCCGGTGGCGCCCGCTGCCGCATCGGGCAGGGGGCAGGATCAGGCTCAGGGTGAGATACGCGTCGAGCCGCTGCGCGGCGTGCGCGCGGCCATGGCCCGCCAGATGGTGGCCGCGGCCTCGACCATCCCGCACTTCCAGTACGGCGAGGAGATCGACGTCACCGAGCTGCTGGCGCTGCGCGAGCGGCTGAAGCCCCGGGCCGAGGCGCGGGAGGTCAGGCTGACCCTGATGCCGTTCTTCATGAAGGCCATGGCGCTGGCGATACGGGACTACCCGCTGCTCAACAGCCGGCTCAACGAGGCCGGCGACGAGATCCACTATCTGCCGTGCTGCAACATCGGCATGGCGGTGGACGGCAGGGCCGGCCTGATGGTGCCCAACGTCAAGGGCGTGGAAGGCCTGAGCCTGCTGGACGTGGCCGGCGAGATCCAGCGGCTGACCGCCGCGGCGCGGGAAGGGCGCGTGGCCCAGGCGGATCTCCAGGGCGGCACCATCAGCATCTCCAACATCGGTGCCCTGGGCGGCACCTATGCCGCGCCGATCATCAACGCCCCGGAATCCGCGATCGTCGCCATCGGCAAGAGCCAGTGGCTGCCGCGCTTCGACGAGGCCGGCGAGCTGACTCGCCGGGCGATCATGACCGTGACCTGGGCCGGCGATCACCGCCTGCTCGACGGCGGCACCATCGCGCGCTTCTGCAACGCCTGGAAGGGCTACCTGGAAGACCCGGAAACCATGCTGCTCTAG